A segment of the Fibrobacter succinogenes subsp. succinogenes S85 genome:
CACAACCACAAACGTGGGGGATTTCTGCACCAAAACGCCTCGAATTCGCTCAATCATAAAATCTCCAAAATATGCACTTTTGTGCTACTGCACGAATATACACTATTTTCGCTTACGTGTCAAGAGAAAACTTTATAAAAGCTTTGGAAACTGATGGTTTGATGTTTTGCTCTAAACGAGGTCTATAATCCGCAGTTTTTAACAAAAATGCGGATTGTATTCAGCAAAAATTGTGAAAAATTGTAGAATTTATTCCGCAAAGTTCCTGAATTTTACAAGCGGTACCGAAATTAAACCTGTTTCGCTTCAAGAAATTGTGACGCACGCACGCCGACGATAAGATGGCGCTCCTTGAAAAAATAGACAAGATTTATCTTTCGAACCCGACTCTTTGTTGCTCTCAATCGGATGGCAAACCCGATATTGGGAACTTACGGGAAACTGCATTCCTTTCCTTGATGCGGGTAAACAACCGCGTGGCTTCTTCGCCTGTTTCTGATTTTTTGATAGACGGCATGACCTTCGAGGTTGGTGGCAAGAACAAGAAAAAAAGGCAAATAGAATCTGTAGAGAACGGCTTTGTCGTCAAGGACGATATTGAGCACGGGTTCCTCAACACGATTCCGTTATGGGCGTTTGGATTAAATTATTAGTCCTCCCAACTCAAAAAAATAAGATTTCTGTCATTTAATGAGCAGTAACCCTACAAAATTACAGAAATATTACTTATATTTTTGCAACAATAGTTTAACATTCGACATAACTGGTCTGGGCGACGGTCGCCTTACCTTATATGTGTCGGAACTACCCCGAGGTTGCGGTAATCCATGACGCGTTTCGAGAAGAAGGTCTGGCTCTCTAGCCCCACGATGCACGGCGACGAAATCAAGTACGTTACCGAGGCTTACGAAACCAACTGGATGAGCACCGTCGGCGCGAACATCAACGAGGTCGAAAGGCTCGCTGCCGAGAAGGTCGGCTGCAAGTACGCCGTCGCGCTCTCCGCAGGCACCGCCGCACTCCACCTCTGCACAAAGCTCGCTGGCGAAGCCCTTTACGGCATGCCCAAGGCGGGCGAAGGTTCGCTCCGCGGACACAAAGTGTTCTGCAGCGACATGACGTTCGACGCCACCGTGAACCCCATCGCCTACGAGAACGGCGAGGCCGTGTTCATCGACACCGAATACAAGACCTGGAACATGGACCCGGTCGCCCTCGAAAAGGCTTTTGAAATTTACCCGGACGTGCGCCTGGTGGTACTCGTACACCTCTACGGAACCCCGGCCCGCGTTGACGAAATCCGCACCATCTGCCAAAAACACAACGCCCTCCTCATCGAAGACGCTGCCGAAAGCTTCGGTGCAAGCTACAAGGGCAAGCAGACCGGCAACTTCGGCGACTACAGCGCCATCAGCTTCAACGGAAACAAGATTATCACAGGCAGTAGCGGCGGCATGTTCCTCACCGACAGCAAGGAAGACGCCGAAAAGGTGCGCAAGTGGAGCACACAGAGCCGCGAGGCCGCCCCGTGGTACCAGCACGAGGAAATCGGCTACAACTACCGAATGAGCAATGTGATTGCGGGCGTGGTACGCGGCCAGATGCCCTACCTTGAAGAGCACATCGCTCAGAAAAAGGCCATCTACATGCGCTACAAGGAAGGCCTGAAAGGGCTCCCGGTGCAGATGAACCCCTACGACGCCGAGAACAGCGAACCGAACTTTTGGCTCAGCTGCCTGATCATCGACAAGGATGCCATGTGCAAGCAGGTGCGCGGCGAAACCGAGGCCCTTTACATCCACGAAAAAGGCAAGAGCTGCCCGACGGAAATCCTCGAGCGCATCGCCGCCATGAACGCCGAAGGTCGCCCCATCTGGAAACCGATGCACATGCAGCCCATGTACATGAGCCACGCATTCATCACTGCCAACGGGAACGGTCGCGCCCGCACGAATGCCTACATCGCCGGAGGAATCCAAGATGTTGGTGCCGATATCTTTGCCCGCGGGCTCTGCCTCCCGAGCGACAACAAGATGACCCCCGAACAGCAGGACGCCATCATCCAGACCATCAAGGAATGCTTCGAGTAAGTATGTACGCCCGTTTCTTCAAGCGCCCTCTCGACTTTTGCTGCGCTCTGGCAGCCATCATCTGCCTGAGCCCGATTCTCGTCGTACTCACGATTCTCGGCGCAATCAAGATGAAGGGCAACCCGTTCTTTACGCAGCCGCGCCCGGGCCTCAACGAAAAAATCTTCAAGCTCATCAAGTTCCGCACAATGACGAACGAGAAGGATGCCAACGGCAACCTGCTCCCTGACGACGTGCGGCTGAACGCCTACGGCAAGTTCCTACGCAGCACAAGTCTCGACGAACTTCCGGAACTGTTCAACATCCTCAAGGGCGACATGGCCGTAATCGGGCCTAGACCATTATTAGTGAAGTATTTACCATATTACACCGAACACGAAAGAATACGCCATAGTATAAGACCTGGGTTAACAGGATATGCTCAAGCTCATGGTCGAAATGAAATTACGTGGGAAAGAAAGTTTGAATTAGATGTTTGGTATGTTGATCATCTTACGTTTCTCACGGATGTAGGAATAATTATTGATACAGTAAAAGTTGTTCTATCGCATGACGGAGTATCGCTAAACGCATTGGAGGACTTTGATGAGTACAGAAAGCGTACTTCAGACTCCAATAGTTAACCTTGATAATTATGCAGGTAATCATCTATGGATTAAGCGAGATGATCTGATACCTTTTTCTTTTGGTGGAAATAAGGCTCGCAAGGCATTCGGCTTTTTTAGGGAGTTTGATGCCGGAAATTACGATTGCATTGTGACTTATGGCAGTAGCAGCTCAAATCACTGTCGGGTTGTATCGAATATGGCGAGGCAAAGAAACATTCCCTGCTATATTATAGCACCTGAAGAGGCTTCCAAACCGACATTCAATAGTCAATTGATGGATTTATTCGGTGCTGAATTTAAGGTTTGTCCTGTAAAAGATGTTAGTAAGACAATTGATGAAATAATCCTCAATCTCCGTGCTGCGGGCAAAAAGCCCTACTTTATTGCTGGTGGTGGACATGGCAATATTGGAACGCAGGCGTATGTAGACTGCTATAACGAAATTTGTGATTTTGAAAAGAAGAACTCTGTTTTCTTTGATTACATCTTTTTTGCCTCAGGCACAGGAACGACTCAGGCTGGACTTGTATGCGGGAAGATGATGAATGGCGATAATCGCCAAATTATTGGAATCAGTATTGCCCGAAAAAATCCAAGAGGCAGAAATGTCGTTGTTGATTCAGTCAAGGA
Coding sequences within it:
- a CDS encoding DegT/DnrJ/EryC1/StrS family aminotransferase yields the protein MTRFEKKVWLSSPTMHGDEIKYVTEAYETNWMSTVGANINEVERLAAEKVGCKYAVALSAGTAALHLCTKLAGEALYGMPKAGEGSLRGHKVFCSDMTFDATVNPIAYENGEAVFIDTEYKTWNMDPVALEKAFEIYPDVRLVVLVHLYGTPARVDEIRTICQKHNALLIEDAAESFGASYKGKQTGNFGDYSAISFNGNKIITGSSGGMFLTDSKEDAEKVRKWSTQSREAAPWYQHEEIGYNYRMSNVIAGVVRGQMPYLEEHIAQKKAIYMRYKEGLKGLPVQMNPYDAENSEPNFWLSCLIIDKDAMCKQVRGETEALYIHEKGKSCPTEILERIAAMNAEGRPIWKPMHMQPMYMSHAFITANGNGRARTNAYIAGGIQDVGADIFARGLCLPSDNKMTPEQQDAIIQTIKECFE
- a CDS encoding 1-aminocyclopropane-1-carboxylate deaminase/D-cysteine desulfhydrase — encoded protein: MSTESVLQTPIVNLDNYAGNHLWIKRDDLIPFSFGGNKARKAFGFFREFDAGNYDCIVTYGSSSSNHCRVVSNMARQRNIPCYIIAPEEASKPTFNSQLMDLFGAEFKVCPVKDVSKTIDEIILNLRAAGKKPYFIAGGGHGNIGTQAYVDCYNEICDFEKKNSVFFDYIFFASGTGTTQAGLVCGKMMNGDNRQIIGISIARKNPRGRNVVVDSVKEYLSAKSISFTDNQIEENVVFVDDYTVDGYGCQNQLVQETIKNALFNYGIPMDSTYVAKAFAGMNDYLVLRKIKSKNVLFIHTGGTPLFFDSLKDME
- a CDS encoding sugar transferase is translated as MYARFFKRPLDFCCALAAIICLSPILVVLTILGAIKMKGNPFFTQPRPGLNEKIFKLIKFRTMTNEKDANGNLLPDDVRLNAYGKFLRSTSLDELPELFNILKGDMAVIGPRPLLVKYLPYYTEHERIRHSIRPGLTGYAQAHGRNEITWERKFELDVWYVDHLTFLTDVGIIIDTVKVVLSHDGVSLNALEDFDEYRKRTSDSNS